The stretch of DNA TTGTTTATTGAGTTTGAGAAGCAAATAAAGAACTACAAATAACTTCTCTTCTTTATACATTTTGAAACTGCATAACGAAGCAATATATTATATAACCCCACTCTcactctctctatctctatgtTTCTTACAGAGGCTTCCCAGTTATAAAATGGCTGTAAAAATGCAATGCTTCGGCTGGTTTATATTCAGGAACAGTGTGTCCAGATCCCTGcacaaatattataaaatagtataGGTAATTAATTATCTCTAATTTGCAGaactatataatataattacatttttatgtACTTACCTTTACTGTTACAAATGTTAAATTGTTGGCATATCCTTGTGTATACCTGCaaccaattaaaaaaactaactcAACCTCTAGTCAAGACTCAAGATTAGTCCTCTGtacatttttatgtattttgttcaTAGTTTGAATCCAAAATATGCAAACAATTTTTATGTCTATTAGGTATCAATTCAACTATAAGAGTTTGATTTTGTAACAATCAGTTcagatgaaataataatttttccttcttttgtggtcaatttttttaatgataaaaaagagaaaaagaggaaATAGCATTTAAATTACCCAGCAACTTGACCATTGGTTAACCATGGCCTCCATTCATCAACAATATTATAACCAATTGAACTTGTCCATGCTTCGGTTCCAGTATATGGGACACACATGTCATGATCACCGctgtcaaaataatatatgaacTTCAATTTAGGCCTTCTTAtcatataaacaaaacaaagtttggattttttttacttttatcatATAAGTTATACATATTTCATAAGGATGTTGTGACTTTAATACCATGAGTGTAAAAACAATGTTGCCAAGTTTGATATTCACCTGTATATTAATGCTCGATATCCTTTTGAAGTAAGTTTCTTGTGGTATGGAATCATGCTCCCAGTATCATGATAGTATTCAATATTTGTACATAGGCTCCACTCCTTAACACTTTTCTATTTTATCACAAATGTCATATTTAGTTAGTGTTTTGATTTATGAAGCACCGACTCATAGGTGGATACTAGATATACCACTGATACGGAGTATTCATAgcagtaaaaatttaaaaaaatgaattaaatgaagATGATCACATGTGTTAGTGTCCAACATCAACACGTGTCAGACAAATACGCCTACGATCAAAAGTGTCAGTactacaaattttttataactacaataaatatgtataactGAGAATCTTCACCTCCACAGTGTGAATAGCTTTCCTGACCTCAGGATTGTTCAACCATATAACAGAAACCTCGTCATCCTAAATATAAGGTTGAATTTTGTTACTCAATCATATCCAATATATGGAAAatgtaacaatatatatatcataagaATGAGTTATCATGAATGAAACATCACTTAtgagagaaagaaaatgaattaGTAATTTAAAAGAGTCTATACAAAGCAACTTACAATACAAGGAACATGATTATTGCTGCTCATGAGTTGTGGCCAACTTGGTACAATTCCATTTTTGAAAGGAACTTTGTAGGGCCAAGCACGCCCAAACATTCTTTTTCTCACAGGCAAAGGTTTATCAGTCTTACCCAATTGCCTAAAGCTTAATGGCAactttgaatttaatttttctgtTTCTCCATGATAACATGGCTCTAGAATGTCATATATGTTTAAATTTCCAAGTGcctaagattttttttaataaaacaaagaaaagaaaaagattaagtattacattaatctTAAAGTATTTTATGCCATGAGATAAATCACCGTGTCAACTTTTGTAGTATAGGTAAATCACCGTGTCAACTTTTGTCAACATATGAGAGCAACTATGACTATGTGAGTCATAGAAGTTCCCTTTACATTCTCTTGTTGTGTCCTGTAGCAcatacaaataattacataaaattGAAACATGTTAGAAAAGGAAACAAAGCCATAGACtttcaagaagaaaaacaaagttAGTAAAGAAGTTCCaaacttaaatgattaattaatcaaatgttTAGACTCATTCGATTAAAGACGAATTGATTAAGAGTctctaaattcaaaatttagttAGAGTAATCATTAGtctgactttttttttatataatttacttATCTAGACTTTACATACCTCTACCCCAAAATCTAGATTATCATTCAAcctttaatatattattgagaatcataataaaaaaaatatcattgaaTACTATAATTAAGGGTTTCAATTTTACCTGGAACATTTTCTCAGATATAAGACCCATCCCATGTACAAATGGAATCTGAGCATTGCCATCAAATCTGTCATCTGTAACAGGATTTCCAACCATATAACCCTACACATTGATATGACTTCAGATTGTAGCCATAGACTTACAAACATAACATAATCACTTAATGATATGCTAACTCAATGGTAAAATATTGACATTATAATTTCAAGAGACAGATTTTAAATCTCGCCTAAAGATGGTGTAAAATGGAAATTAGTGACCatttaatcaataataatttctccttcctcaattaattaaaagtataatgTAATTACTTAATGACAAAATACCTTGAAATTCAGTTTGGGCTTGGCACCAGCTTCAATTCCTaaagaacataaaaaaattctttgaaattgttattctaatacatttaaTTCAAACCTTTcaaagaaattaattttaattttgctaATTACAcctaaaaatattaacttttataCATGAACTGAATTCACATATGTTTATAATTGAATTCACTTAGGATACATAAATTTAGATCACATAAATTATTTTGGGAAAATCAGAAATAAAAGAAGTATAACTAGTAAAATTGAATTATTCATTACCTTTCACTATTTTATGAGCAAGAGTAGGTACATAAACTCCAGCATAAGACTCTCCAGAAAGGAATAATGGATTGGTTTGGAACTCAGGGTATAATTCAAACCACtaatttgttcaaaaaaaaaaaaagctaggTGTGTAAGCAATATGCTAAGATGAAAATAAAGATTAGTTGATGTAAAAATTTTATGTCAAAGTCTCCAAAAATATTCTTACTTTGAGCAGAAATCTGTGTGTATCAAAAGCGGTCTTAATATCTCCAGTTTTATAATCAGATATATTCTTTGAGTATGAAAATCCAATTCCAACGGGAGAGTCCAAATATATAATGTTGGAAACCTATAAAATGCAAACCACAACAAGATAGAATCATTGGTAGATGAATTAATGAACAATAAATCAATATTCTCTTCTCAACATTGACACCCTTGTTTTAAATTGCACTTGGGATGCCGTTGCAGAAATCTCAAGATCTGCAATATAGTGGTCACAATTGTAGTCATAGACCGtgatttaaaatcataattgacATCTCATATTAAAGTTGTGTCTATTATCACACACGTGTTAGTGTCTACAAAGACACAACATTGATACATTTagttatattcaattatttactagtGCGAGGTTTGGTTTTTGTGCTTGATATAATAAAATCCGAAGAAAGTATTACCAATGACCAGCTGTATGGATTGAGTTGCAATGTAGGCAGAGCTCCCTTAgtctttgattttataaaattaaaaggacCTGAAAAACACATCATGACCAATGACacataaatttgattattgaaACTGAATTGGCCCTTCATTCATGAAGAATTAAGGAAAGTAAGTAATTACACTTACCGTGCTCATATACAAAGCCATCGAAGCTAGAGCATCCTGGTCCACCATTAAGCCATAGAACAACAGGGTCCTTTGATGGATTACTTTGTGATTCAATAAAATAGTAATACAAGTTTTTTCCACGAATCTCATCCACTGTCACATACCTTCAATTTCAAAACCAAGTTATTAGAAATAGTGCACTGATTAATAGTGTTTCTAAGGTAGCCTACTATAGAGAAGTAAATATAGCAAAATCCAAGAAAGAAGATGACTCGGATCTCTTTTGCCAAATCTTTTTAGTTAGAATAATGTGTAATGACCATCACTAATATTTCCTCCATAAGATTCACTAACAAACTAACAAAGTTTATGTgtataaataatattacatcTGTCCCTATACCTAAAACTTTCATAAAAACATTTGTTCTTTATTTAACATCCTCTGCCCATTACAGAAATTATAATttggttcaaaaaaaaaaaattctaaaatatcctactattgaaaaaaatatatatactaaaatatcttattttttgaatttttactaGGTCGCATTTTCAGACAACcatgtaaaacaaaaaaaatggaatAGTAATAGTAATTGGTAGCGCTATGAGAATGCAACCTTCTACCATCAATTTTGATAgcattttgatatattttaaagggGAGTATtctggattttttttaaattgggatataaagaaaaaaaaaaatcaactctCTTAATAGTTGAATGATAGTTTTTGAAAGAGAATgtatattattgataaatttaatatgaaaattatttttcttaatttttgtttatttaatcaAATGGATCTTACATATAGGCACGAATATAGTGTAGTATTTTCTTAGTCTTAAATTTAAGTAAAAGTTGGGTAAAAAAATTAACGTTAAGTCAAACTTTTGAACTAGatgcattaaaatattttgaccaAACTTTTGCTTACACTGACAATTTGTagcattaaatttatttaaaatgggTGTTAGTTTTCCATTATTACCTTTATAACTATtgatttcataaaagaaaaaaaaaacacattttccaataataaattaaatagggatatttttggaagaaatcattaatacatgttaaatttaaaaaggaTCTTAACATGACCATTAGATTAATCTTACAATTGATGTTTGATTGAAAACTGTTAAACCCTCTATGTAATTTCCTATCAAATTATTGATCAATCTAAAATTCGAGACTAAAATAACTCGGCCATTAGATTCTTTCAACTAAGTTTTGGTTGAAGAGGATGGAAGAAATCTAAATCGATTTGAATTACTTCTAACAAAATCTTATCGTTGGATCTATataactattaattaaatatatttaattgaagAGGCGAGAAACATTctattatcttttaaataaataaaataaagatagagagcatcatatatatatatatatatatatatatatatatatatatatatccctcTTTTTTTAGTATCATATCCCACTTGTtagat from Cicer arietinum cultivar CDC Frontier isolate Library 1 chromosome 3, Cicar.CDCFrontier_v2.0, whole genome shotgun sequence encodes:
- the LOC101511738 gene encoding serine carboxypeptidase-like 20: MVNLLLVLLHISLSFVLTQSAPKESLITKLPGFNGTIPSKHYAGYVTVDEIRGKNLYYYFIESQSNPSKDPVVLWLNGGPGCSSFDGFVYEHGPFNFIKSKTKGALPTLQLNPYSWSLVSNIIYLDSPVGIGFSYSKNISDYKTGDIKTAFDTHRFLLKWFELYPEFQTNPLFLSGESYAGVYVPTLAHKIVKGIEAGAKPKLNFKGYMVGNPVTDDRFDGNAQIPFVHGMGLISEKMFQDTTRECKGNFYDSHSHSCSHMLTKVDTALGNLNIYDILEPCYHGETEKLNSKLPLSFRQLGKTDKPLPVRKRMFGRAWPYKVPFKNGIVPSWPQLMSSNNHVPCIDDEVSVIWLNNPEVRKAIHTVEKSVKEWSLCTNIEYYHDTGSMIPYHKKLTSKGYRALIYSGDHDMCVPYTGTEAWTSSIGYNIVDEWRPWLTNGQVAGYTQGYANNLTFVTVKGSGHTVPEYKPAEALHFYSHFITGKPL